A region from the Drosophila bipectinata strain 14024-0381.07 chromosome 3R, DbipHiC1v2, whole genome shotgun sequence genome encodes:
- the kmr gene encoding uncharacterized protein kmr isoform X5, producing the protein MFGCIYQLWDWLEAPPLFTAGTMDAKKLQQLQEAAILAQQQKKLPLAYQTNLVDYRTAAYSQALYQQSPTATSSSGGGPLSPIEMQPQSKHHGLLKHGGGGGNSSSSHSSPYHQSYSSSGGGTAAEQLYQSPTERTYLAAAGRLQANNATAGHHPISALQAQYQQLQAAKMQAQMATQNEAAQQQQRTFALRQAMNPPTGHYHMSQSSSMVSNMTTMTQQQQQQHQRAPPSSLNLQNQYQPAQGPLKLQQQQMPKHYQEQLYAHQQQLQQQQQQLHQQQLQQQQQQQQQQQQQQQHRHKTELQTPGSEHGTVYIQQNHPGHVVNQACQTQISAVKPKATPSSEESSTTSAKSPSHAPLDRKKSAGSIQALKSPITKRPPSTPVTLSGWLHKQGSDGLKVWRKRWFVLAEYCLYYYKGPEEEKLLGSVLLPSYRVSACLPEDKIYRKFAFKCEHQNMRTYWLAADNSESMMTWVRALAAASMMQAPSSGESEPSVNSSLNHSGENSDSGIHTLQSQPSKGQPTPSSDGLSGGGGGVSSSQPLYANAPPKPRRSNDGGYSSPSPEHNEQQQQHSSRRLMSPTQQLYQQQQQQQQHQRSQQQQPQQHHAIYDTRTGHVSSALQLQQAQQQYSLDHLEAQFQQQQLDMEEQIARLQQQRAAEEIYGEREMYMAKLLHQQRQAANGSYPTQQQLLHAERRTPDAYGRSKQQRLFAAAQAAADYEDIYNMSQLAGAGGVPMSAQEALLQEAASYRRPLSPPSYDGSKHVPAMPQRYTPNHLEASGADQLINTMDLRARTAAAIVRPHSADFLEYEARAEAAAAAAAAAIAQSQQESGRAPRPKSSLDINRTPDSFYYSEASYADKMRKSALYLQNGAQPQQAGSYRTAAGDINSGVNTIGYENPYERAYKRQELLAEAQAQAHAQASSMPRMSRSASQGRAMGSQLQSPQQEDLPPLNVHPGSIFPPSMSTQEIICKNEQFLRSASARLPKRNGMDDDYSAANSTTTSPTSGAAPSPQHQEGERKREESMKRLLEWKQRMLQSPLTRKGIQQGGSNMSAMSKLGSNPNILLASTAVASGARYAPQAGKTGLVGNGNGNGSAAGNGSASGAGNAATAAGIQRSRSESQANMGPGGVAYNNYSSDDEASISVRNVNNLPMGNLTVKPDPSDTHHQQQESAFAPYYGGAAETKYAKNTVLTDRGLYAGNGAGLATSTPQHQQQQFRMRRTGSRAEIDMLERETSSQIRNRLRSAEGLTRAESIQRLDYLKQHLLDLERHYEKSKPLVNLVDNMVKLGSLYRNDANGRVQPTTIERVEFNQRMQERQMLQEEQQQWDRLSPNQAELQAKVHELYQLDQLLQEESGTLQSLQRDKEDLERALGGLRARIQDSNATPMALEAAKKQQHILERELSRVHQLLAENSKKLEQTVAGNARLEQELLLLRQKVQDTRGAATNGIDAAAPMNGDQNAAVLQSELERVQSLVGDMQRQRHELSTAVRQLTENSSRLYQEIGKQEVMNGGGSTNGSLKKRSNSTSWTETDLDSNMLKSGSRQHLNDSSLNLSTPLYVDTNSSSKLNDYNRYNGGGSSDALEMSGMESDGFLESNPFAMGLEKQEIKTVRIVKRESERRHRDRSERGLSSSIQNLDQVMEEEMYAQQQREQNAMYPQNNEEQPMTNGHHSRSKSLPRNYSEPPKPRHSRHMNGKTNGHHHYNNGGGYDYDRNSNYEHQPPPPPAPQSSNGHHHQQREHLNPLANAYFAKQLQQQANPSRDSARVALRTKTDSLQSLNKSLTDLSPEPVFQSVAARQIINEMSAGSASEDTEKVVEKVPPPHKHRRAVPREKRRHYTAPNNVNQKAMEKVQAENDMNRNNTNWRARDDLDMEVALRPRMNAPDVVRSALGQGEKISENTIDNLLLAPNKIVIPERYIPETTPELSPEEKKRRQEKVESIKKMLAEAPISSNENESLPPSKLNAEKKQREHLLQLNQILAQQVMQVSKIVAEKAMAEKANQEEEDELRPESPSEPLPIFQQRDNFYS; encoded by the exons ATGTTTGGCTGCATTTATCAGCTCTGGGACTG GTTGGAGGCGCCACCACTCTTCACCGCCGGCACTATGGACGCCAAGAAGCTGCAACAGCTGCAGGAGGCGGCCATACTTGCGCAGCAGCAGAAGAAGCTGCCGTTGGCGTACCAAACAAACTTGGTGGACTACCGGACGGCGGCCTACAGCCAAGCCCTTTACCAGCAGTCTCCGACAGCCACGAGTTCCAGCGGCGGCGGTCCACTCTCGCCCATCGAGATGCAGCCTCAATCGAAGCACCACGGCCTGCTGAAGCACGGCGGGGGTGGAGGAAACTCCAGCAGCTCACACAGTTCCCCGTACCACCAGTCGTACTCCAGCAGTGGCGGCGGGACGGCCGCTGAGCAGCTCTACCAGTCGCCCACGGAACGCACCTATCTGGCGGCGGCGGGCAGGTTGCAGGCTAATAACGCCACAGCCGGACATCATCCGATCTCGGCACTGCAGGCGCAGTATCAACAGCTCCAGGCAGCCAAGATGCAGGCCCAGATGGCCACCCAAAACGAGGcggcccagcagcagcaacgcaCCTTTGCATTGCGGCAGGCCATGAACCCGCCCACAGGACACTACCATATGAGTCAGTCCTCCAGCATGGTCTCCAATATGACCACGATGacccagcaacagcagcagcaacaccagagGGCACCTCCTTCCTCTCTAAACTTGCAAAATCAATATCAGCCGGCGCAGGGTCCTTTGAagttgcaacagcaacaaatgcCAAAGCACTATCAAGAGCAGCTCTATGCCCATCAGCAGCAactccaacagcagcagcagcaattgcatcagcaacagttgcagcaacaacagcaacagcagcaacaacaacagcagcagcagcagcatcgcCATAAAACGGAGCTCCAAACACCTGGAAGTGAACATGGAACGGTCTACATCCAACAGAATCATCCAGGACATGTGGTGAACCAGGCCTGCCAGACCCAAATATCGGCAGTCAAGCCCAAGGCCACGCCCAGCTCGGAGGAGTCCTCGACCACCTCGGCCAAGAGCCCCTCCCACGCTCCCTTGGATCGCAAGAAGAGTGCCGGATCCATTCAGGCCCTGAAGTCGCCCATTACGAAGAGACCACCATCCACGCCGGTAACTCTGTCTGGATGGTTGCACAAGCAGGGATCCGACGGCCTGAAGGTGTGGCGCAAGCGGTGGTTCGTCTTGGCCGAGTACTGCCTGTACTACTACAAGGGTCCCGAAGAGGAGAAGCTCCTTGGGTCGGTTCTATTGCCATCATATCGGGTATCCGCCTGCTTGCCGGAGGACAAGATATATCGAAAGTTCGCCTTCAAGTGTGAGCACCAGAACATGAGAACCTATTGGCTGGCTGCTGACAATTCCGAGTCGATGATGACGTGGGTGCGAGCATTGGCCGCCGCAAGTATGATGCAGGCCCCCAGTAGCGGGGAGTCGGAGCCCAGTGTGAACTCCTCCCTCAATCACAGTGGAGAGAATTCGGATTCTGGGATTCACACCCTGCAGTCGCAGCCGAGCAAGGGACAACCCACACCCTCGTCGGACGGGTTAagtggaggaggtggtggagtTAGCAGCTCCCAACCCCTGTACGCCAATGCACCGCCCAAGCCCCGACGAAGCAACGATGGGGGCTACTCCTCTCCATCGCCGGAACACAacgaacagcagcagcaacactcTAGTCGCCGATTGATGTCGCCCACGCAGCAGCTgtaccagcaacaacagcagcagcagcaacaccagcgatctcagcagcaacagccgcaGCAACATCATGCCATTTACGACACCAGAACGGGTCATGTCTCCAGTGCCCTGCAACTCCAGCAGGCCCAGCAGCAATACTCACTGGACCACTTGGAGGCGCagttccagcagcagcaactagACATGGAGGAGCAGATTGCCCGACTGCAGCAGCAACGGGCCGCCGAGGAGATCTACGGCGAGCGGGAGATGTACATGGCCAAGCTCCTCCATCAGCAGCGCCAGGCCGCCAATGGCAGCTACCCCACCCAGCAGCAGCTCCTGCATGCGGAGCGGAGGACACCCGATGCCTATGGGCGGTCGAAGCAACAACGTCTCTTTGCCGCCGCTCAAGCTGCAGCGGACTACGAGGATATCTACAACATGTCCCAGCTGGCTGGAGCCGGGGGAGTGCCCATGTCGGCCCAGGAGGCACTACTGCAGGAGGCGGCCAGCTACCGGAGACCGCTTAGCCCGCCCAGCTACGATGGTTCCAAGCACGTGCCGGCCATGCCGCAGCGATACACGCCCAATCACTTGGAG GCCAGCGGCGCTGATCAACTAATCAATACAATGGACTTGCGTGCTCGCACAGCGGCGGCCATCGTGCGTCCGCATTCGGCCGACTTCCTGGAGTATGAGGCGCGTGCCgaggctgctgctgcggctgccgCGGCAGCCATTGCCCAGAGCCAGCAGGAGAGCGGCCGGGCACCCAGACCCAAGTCCAGTTTGGACATCAACCGGACACCGGACAGCTTCTACTATTCGGAGGCGAGTTATGCGGACAAGATGCGAAAGAGCGCCCTCTATCTGCAGAACGGGGCTCAACCGCAGCAGGCGGGAAGCTATCGAACTGCGGCCGGAGATATCAATTCCGGCGTTAACACCATCGGCTACGAGAATCCGTATGAGAGGGCCTACAAGCGACAGGAGCTGCTGGCCGAGGCGCAGGCCCAGGCCCATGCTCAGGCCAGTAGCATGCCCAGGATGAGTCGATCGGCCAGCCAGGGACGAGCGATGGGGTCGCAACTGCAGTCACCGCAGCAGGAGGACCTGCCACCGCTGAACGTGCACCCCGGCTCCATATTTCCGCCATCGATGTCCACCCAGGAGATAATCTGCAAAAACGAGCAGTTCCTGCGTTCCGCCAGTGCTCGACTGCCCAAGAGAAACGGCATGGATGATGACTATTCGGCGGCCAACTCCACCACCACGTCACCCACATCGGGAGCTGCCCCCTCCCCGCAGCACCAGGAGGGTGAGAGGAAGCGGGAGGAGTCCATGAAGCGTCTGCTGGAGTGGAAGCAGCGCATGCTGCAGTCACCTTTGACCCGCAAGGGCATCCAGCAGGGCGGTAGCAACATGTCCGCCATGTCAAAGCTGGGCAGCAATCCGAACATACTTCTGGCATCTACGGCAGTGGCCAGTGGAGCACGCTATGCCCCTCAGGCGGGCAAGACGGGTCTGGTGGGCAACggcaatggcaatggtagTGCAGCCGGAAACGGAAGTGCTTCGGGGGCAGGAAATGCCGCTACAGCCGCAGGAATCCAACGCTCTCGATCCGAATCACAGGCTAACATGGGACCTGGTGGAGTGGCGTACAACAACTACTCCTCGGATGATGAAG CCTCAATATCCGTGCGCAATGTTAACAACCTGCCCATGGGCAACCTCACGGTGAAGCCGGATCCCTCAGATACccaccatcagcagcaggaGTCAGCGTTTGCCCCGTACTATGGAGGAGCCGCCGAGACCAAGTACGCCAAGAACACTGTGCTCACGGACCGCGGACTCTACGCCGGAAACGGAGCCGGATTGGCCACATCCACTccgcagcatcagcagcagcagttccGTATGCGGCGCACCGGTAGTCGGGCGGAAATCGATATGCTCGAGAGGGAGACCAGCAGCCAGATTAGG AATCGCCTGCGCAGTGCCGAAGGTTTAACGCGAGCTGAGAGCATCCAGCGACTGGACTATTTGAAACAGCACCTTTTGGACTTGGAACGGCACTATGAGAAGAGCAAGCCCTTGGTCAATCTGGTGGACAACATGGTCAAGTTGGGTTCACTATACCGGAACGATGCCAACGGCAGAGTCCAGCCAACCACTATCGAGCGTGTGGAGTTCAATCAGCGTATGCAGGAGCGGCAGATGCTGCAGGAAGAGCAGCAGCAATGGGACCGTCTCAGTCCCAATCAGGCCGAGCTACAG GCCAAGGTTCATGAGCTCTACCAACTGGATCAACTCCTGCAGGAAGAGTCTGGAACTCTGCAGAGCCTGCAGCGCGACAAGGAGGACCTTGAGCGAGCTTTGGGTGGTCTGAGGGCTAGAATCCAAGACAGCAATGCCACGCCCATGGCTCTGGAGGCGGCCAAGAAGCAACAACACATTTTGGAGCGCGAACTGTCGCGTGTCCATCAGCTTCTGGCTGAGAACTCAAAG AAACTGGAGCAGACAGTGGCGGGTAATGCTCGACTGGAGCAGGAGCTGCTGCTTTTGCGCCAGAAAGTGCAGGACACTCGAGGAGCTGCCACAAACGGAATCGACGCTGCTGCACCCATGAATGGCGACCAAAACGCAGCTGTTTTACAATCCGAACTGGAGCGTGTCCAGTCCTTGGTGGGGGATATGCAAAGGCAGCGACATGAACTCAGCACCGCAGTGCGCCAGCTGACGGAGAACTCGAGCCGGTTGTACCAGGAGATTGGAAAGCAGGAGGTTATGAACGGTGGGGGCTCCACCAACGGCAGCCTGAAGAAGCGCAGCAACTCGACCAGCTGGACCGAAACGGACTTGGACTCCAATATGCTGAAGAGTGGTAGTCGGCAGCACCTAAACGACTCCAGCCTGAACCTATCCACTCCTTTGTATGTGGACACCAATAGCTCCTCGAAGTTAAACGACTATAACCGCTACAACGGCGGCGGAAGCAGCGATGCCCTAGAGATGAGCGGAATGGAGAgcgatggcttcttggaaAGCAACCCCTTCGCCATGGGCCTGGAGAAGCAGGAAATCAAGACCGTGAGGATTGTGAAGAGGGAATCGGAGCGCCGACATCGGGATCGCAGCGAACGGGGACTGAGCAGCTCCATCCAGAATCTGGACCAGGTGATGGAGGAGGAGATGTATGCCCAGCAGCAGCGCGAACAGAACGCCATGTATCCACAGAACAACGAGGAGCAGCCGATGACCAATGGTCACCACAGCCGCTCCAAGTCACTGCCTAGAAACTACTCTGAACCTCCCAAGCCGCGGCACAGTCGACACATGAATGGAAAGACCAACGGCCACCACCACTACAACAACGGAGGTGGCTATGACTACGACCGGAACAGCAACTACGAGCACCAGCCGCCACCACCGCCGGCACCACAGAGCAGCAATgggcaccaccaccagcagagGGAGCACCTGAACCCGCTGGCCAATGCCTACTTCGCCAAGCAGCTCCAGCAGCAGGCGAATCCTTCTCGCGACAGTGCCCGCGTGGCCTTGCGCACCAAAACCGACTCCTTGCAGAGCCTGAACAAGAGCCTCACGGATCTTAGTCCGGAGCCTGTGTTCCAGAGCGTGGCTGCCCGTCAGATCATCAACGAAATGTCCGCCGGATCGGCCTCTGAGGACACCGAGAAGGTGGTGGAGAAAGTGCCGCCTCCTCACAAGCATCGACGGGCAGTGCCCCGGGAGAAGAGACGTCACTATACTGCCCCGAATAATGTCAATCAGAAGGCCATGGAGAAGGTGCAGGCCGAGAACGATATGAATCGCAAT AACACTAACTGGCGAGCTCGCGATGACCTGGACATGGAGGTGGCTCTGCGGCCGCGAATGAATGCCCCCGATGTGGTGCGATCAGCTCTGGGGCAGGGTGAGAAAATTTCGGAGAATACCATTGATAACTTGCTCTTGGCGCCGAACAAAATAGTCATACCCGAGCGTTACATACCAGAAACA ACGCCCGAACTGTCGCCGGAGGAGAAGAAACGCCGTCAGGAGAAGGTCGAGTCCATCAAGAAAATGCTGGCCGAAGCCCCCATTAGCAGCAAC gaaaATGAGAGCCTGCCGCCGAGCAAACTCAACGCTGAGAAGAAACAACGCGAGCACCTGTTGCAGCTCAACCAAATCCTGGCCCAGCAGGTGATGCAAGTCAGCAAGATCGTAGCCG AAAAAGCAATGGCCGAAAAAGCAaaccaggaggaggaggacgagctGCGACCGGAGTCACCAAGCGAACCACTGCCGATATTCCAGCAACGCGACAATTTTTATAGCtaa